One window of the Ureibacillus sp. FSL W7-1570 genome contains the following:
- a CDS encoding acetyl-CoA C-acetyltransferase: MKSVILEGARTPFGKFGGALSSLSASDLGGIAIKEALKRAAVQPDQVDEVIMGTVLQAGQGQIPSRQAANKAGIPWSVKTETINKVCASGMRSVTLADQLIRLGEEEVIVAGGMESMSNAPYYLPKARWGLRMGDAAIIDGMVYDGLSCSFHPEKVHMGTYGNSTAKDFNISREEQDAWAFRSHKRAIEAMDEGKFAEEIVPVEVRTRKETIIMKEDEAPRRDTSLEALAKLRPAFDKDGSITAGNAPGVNDGACALVLMSEKKAKEEGRTPLAYVLAHAEVAVEPENFPQTPGLVIQEILKKTNKSIEEVDLIEINEAFAAVALVSNQIAGLDPDKVNVNGGAVALGHPIGASGARIILTLCYELKRRGGGIGIAAICSGGGQGDAIMVEVPKN; encoded by the coding sequence TTGAAATCAGTCATTTTAGAAGGGGCAAGAACGCCTTTCGGAAAATTTGGAGGCGCTTTATCGTCACTTTCCGCTTCCGATCTTGGCGGTATCGCCATTAAAGAAGCATTGAAACGGGCGGCTGTTCAACCGGATCAGGTGGATGAAGTCATTATGGGAACGGTTCTGCAAGCGGGGCAAGGCCAAATTCCTTCCCGCCAGGCAGCCAACAAAGCGGGCATTCCATGGTCTGTGAAAACGGAAACAATCAACAAAGTATGCGCTTCGGGGATGAGAAGCGTGACCCTTGCAGACCAATTGATCCGTCTTGGGGAAGAAGAAGTGATCGTTGCCGGCGGTATGGAATCCATGTCCAATGCTCCGTATTATTTGCCAAAAGCCAGATGGGGATTAAGAATGGGAGACGCCGCTATCATTGATGGCATGGTGTATGACGGCTTATCTTGTTCTTTCCATCCGGAGAAAGTCCATATGGGAACATACGGAAACAGCACAGCGAAAGATTTCAACATTTCAAGGGAAGAACAGGATGCTTGGGCATTCAGAAGCCACAAGCGGGCAATTGAAGCGATGGATGAGGGGAAATTTGCCGAGGAAATCGTTCCTGTGGAAGTGCGCACGCGCAAAGAGACCATCATCATGAAGGAAGATGAAGCGCCACGCAGAGATACATCTTTGGAAGCGCTAGCAAAGCTGCGGCCTGCTTTTGACAAAGACGGGTCCATCACCGCCGGAAATGCGCCGGGAGTAAACGATGGTGCCTGTGCGCTTGTATTGATGAGCGAAAAGAAAGCGAAAGAAGAAGGACGTACACCACTTGCTTATGTGCTCGCCCATGCGGAAGTGGCTGTTGAGCCGGAAAACTTCCCGCAAACGCCAGGACTTGTGATCCAGGAAATTCTGAAGAAAACAAACAAGTCGATTGAAGAAGTGGACTTGATTGAAATTAATGAAGCCTTTGCGGCCGTGGCCCTTGTCAGCAACCAAATTGCAGGGCTTGATCCGGACAAAGTCAATGTCAACGGAGGAGCGGTTGCATTAGGCCATCCGATCGGCGCTTCAGGAGCAAGAATCATCTTGACTCTCTGCTATGAATTGAAACGCCGTGGCGGAGGAATCGGCATTGCGGCCATTTGCTCCGGCGGTGGCCAAGGGGATGCCATCATGGTGGAAGTGCCAAAAAATTAA
- a CDS encoding acyl-CoA dehydrogenase → MNLNFSEEQLMMRDMVRDFAQKEIAPFVERMEAGEFPRPVLNKMAELGLMGITVPEAYGGSGMDFTSYIIAINELSKVSAVIGVILSVHTSVGTNPILYFGSEEQKQKYVTKLAKGEYLGAFCLTEPSAGSDAASLRTRAEKKGDRYIINGSKIFITNGGEADVYIVFAKTDPSKGAKGVTAFIVEKGTLGLIIGKDEEKMGLHGSRTVELSFENMEVPEENRLGEEGEGFKIAMANLDVGRIGIAAQALGIAEAALEAAVQYANERHQFGKPIIANQGVGFKIADMATAVEAARLLVYRAADLRSKGLPCSKEASMAKLFASQTAREVAIEAVQVFGGYGYTKDYPVERYFRDAKITEIYEGTSEIQRIVISKHL, encoded by the coding sequence ATGAATCTGAACTTCAGCGAAGAACAACTGATGATGCGTGATATGGTTCGTGATTTTGCGCAAAAGGAGATTGCGCCGTTCGTTGAAAGAATGGAAGCGGGGGAGTTCCCGAGGCCTGTTTTGAACAAGATGGCAGAACTCGGGTTGATGGGAATCACCGTTCCGGAAGCGTATGGCGGTTCAGGGATGGACTTCACTTCCTACATCATCGCCATCAACGAGCTCTCCAAAGTGAGCGCGGTTATCGGTGTGATTTTATCCGTCCACACTTCCGTAGGCACAAACCCGATTCTTTATTTTGGAAGTGAAGAGCAGAAACAGAAATATGTTACGAAGTTGGCGAAAGGCGAGTATTTGGGAGCCTTCTGTCTGACGGAACCATCGGCGGGAAGCGACGCGGCTTCCCTAAGAACAAGGGCTGAGAAAAAAGGCGACCGATACATCATCAACGGTTCAAAAATCTTCATCACCAATGGCGGGGAAGCGGATGTGTATATCGTCTTTGCCAAAACGGATCCATCGAAAGGCGCCAAAGGGGTTACGGCTTTCATTGTTGAAAAAGGCACACTTGGCCTCATCATCGGGAAGGATGAAGAGAAAATGGGGCTGCATGGTTCCAGAACGGTGGAACTGAGCTTTGAAAATATGGAAGTGCCGGAAGAAAACCGCCTCGGCGAAGAAGGGGAAGGCTTTAAAATCGCGATGGCGAACTTGGATGTGGGCCGCATCGGGATTGCAGCCCAAGCACTCGGCATTGCGGAAGCGGCTTTGGAGGCGGCGGTACAGTATGCCAATGAGCGCCATCAGTTTGGAAAGCCGATCATTGCCAATCAAGGGGTAGGCTTTAAGATCGCCGATATGGCAACGGCGGTGGAAGCGGCAAGACTTCTCGTGTACCGTGCGGCGGATTTGCGTTCAAAAGGGCTTCCTTGCAGCAAAGAAGCATCGATGGCGAAGCTGTTTGCATCCCAAACGGCGCGGGAAGTGGCGATTGAAGCGGTGCAAGTTTTTGGCGGATATGGTTACACAAAAGACTATCCGGTGGAACGCTATTTCCGCGACGCCAAGATTACCGAAATCTATGAAGGCACCAGCGAGATTCAAAGAATTGTAATCAGCAAACATTTATAG
- a CDS encoding (Fe-S)-binding protein, which produces MNGLLLANLILFIAVVVYAVSLFAYAVITRLQYIKLGKPEELNLSFKDRFENFWVNVLGQNKLFKDRKSGIMHLVLFYAFFIIQLGLIELIIKGYVPGYTFPLGSFHEFFTFMQEWTMFFMLCALIYAAYRRYGEKLTRLQWKRDKKAAFVYIALITLCISIFLALGFETVAHGDEPNFVIAPFSGFIALIFGGLSPDVANALFYAFWWVHMLAVFTFLVFVPQSKQFHEVFVTIGAFFKRAGKAGRLRKIDFEAEEEAESFGVGKIQDFTRIQLLDLYSCVECGRCTNMCPATGTGKMLSPMDLIVKLRDHLTYTGAVVTKKKPWVPTFVWNQTKGNQLAMAAGAEGANIEEIYSPSLIGDVITEEEIWACTTCRNCEDQCPVMNEHVDKIIDLRRYLTMTEGRINPDAQRALNNIERQGNPWGLNRKEKENWRDLDPTVHIPTVKEAKKSGEGFEYLFWVGSMGSFDNRSQKIALSFARLLNAAGVKFAILGNKEKNSGDTPRRLGNEFLFQELAQENISEFEKYDVKKIVTIDPHAYNIFKNEYKDFGWEGEVYHHTELLYKLIQEGKLVLNHRVDETIVFHDSCYLGRYNNVYDAPREILKSIPGVQLVEMERNRETAMCCGAGGGLMWMEDRVGNRINVARTEQALATNASVISAGCPYCLTMLTDGTKAKEVEDQVKTYDVCELLERSVFGERVKEEAAEETVAVEEETVELQ; this is translated from the coding sequence ATGAATGGTCTATTGCTGGCGAACTTGATATTATTCATCGCCGTTGTCGTGTATGCGGTTTCTTTGTTTGCATATGCAGTAATTACGAGATTACAATATATCAAGCTCGGAAAACCGGAAGAGTTGAATTTGAGTTTTAAAGATCGATTCGAAAATTTCTGGGTCAATGTGCTTGGACAAAACAAGTTGTTCAAAGATCGTAAAAGCGGTATCATGCACCTTGTTTTGTTTTATGCATTCTTTATCATTCAGTTGGGATTAATTGAATTAATTATAAAAGGTTATGTTCCAGGCTATACATTCCCTCTGGGCAGTTTTCATGAATTTTTCACTTTCATGCAAGAGTGGACCATGTTTTTCATGCTATGTGCGTTGATTTACGCCGCTTATCGCCGTTATGGCGAAAAGCTCACGCGCTTGCAATGGAAACGGGATAAGAAAGCCGCTTTCGTCTATATTGCACTGATCACATTATGTATTTCCATTTTCCTTGCTTTGGGCTTTGAAACGGTGGCCCATGGAGATGAACCGAACTTTGTGATTGCTCCGTTTTCAGGTTTCATTGCGCTGATTTTTGGCGGCTTGAGCCCGGATGTGGCGAATGCGCTCTTTTATGCATTCTGGTGGGTGCATATGCTTGCGGTGTTCACATTCCTGGTATTTGTGCCCCAATCCAAGCAATTCCATGAAGTGTTTGTCACAATCGGCGCCTTCTTTAAAAGAGCCGGAAAAGCGGGCCGTCTTCGCAAAATCGACTTTGAAGCGGAAGAAGAAGCGGAATCCTTCGGGGTTGGAAAAATTCAAGATTTTACCCGCATTCAATTGTTGGATTTATATTCTTGCGTGGAGTGCGGACGCTGTACGAATATGTGCCCGGCAACCGGCACAGGAAAAATGCTTTCGCCAATGGATCTGATCGTCAAATTGCGTGACCATTTGACTTATACTGGTGCGGTGGTGACGAAGAAAAAGCCATGGGTGCCGACATTTGTTTGGAATCAGACAAAAGGGAACCAATTGGCTATGGCGGCTGGCGCGGAAGGTGCAAACATTGAAGAAATCTATTCGCCTTCTTTGATCGGCGATGTCATTACAGAAGAAGAAATTTGGGCTTGCACAACTTGCCGGAACTGTGAAGATCAATGTCCGGTCATGAACGAGCATGTGGATAAAATTATCGATTTGCGCCGTTATTTAACGATGACGGAAGGAAGAATCAATCCGGATGCCCAACGCGCATTGAACAATATTGAACGCCAAGGAAATCCATGGGGTCTGAACCGCAAAGAAAAGGAAAACTGGCGCGATCTTGATCCGACAGTCCATATTCCGACAGTCAAAGAAGCCAAAAAATCCGGTGAAGGTTTCGAATATTTATTCTGGGTCGGTTCCATGGGTTCATTCGACAACCGTTCACAAAAAATCGCGTTATCTTTTGCCCGCCTATTAAATGCGGCAGGCGTGAAGTTTGCCATTTTGGGTAACAAAGAGAAAAACTCCGGCGATACGCCAAGACGCCTTGGAAACGAATTCTTATTCCAAGAATTGGCGCAAGAAAACATCAGCGAATTCGAAAAATATGACGTGAAAAAGATCGTGACCATCGATCCGCACGCATACAACATTTTCAAAAACGAGTACAAAGATTTCGGATGGGAAGGGGAAGTGTACCACCATACGGAATTGTTGTACAAGTTGATCCAAGAAGGAAAATTGGTGTTGAACCACCGTGTGGATGAAACGATCGTCTTCCATGATTCCTGCTATTTGGGCCGCTACAACAACGTGTATGATGCACCGCGGGAAATTTTAAAATCCATTCCTGGCGTGCAGTTGGTTGAAATGGAACGCAACCGCGAAACAGCGATGTGCTGCGGTGCCGGTGGAGGACTCATGTGGATGGAAGACCGTGTGGGTAACCGCATCAATGTGGCCCGTACGGAACAGGCCCTTGCCACAAACGCATCCGTCATTTCAGCGGGATGCCCGTACTGCTTGACGATGCTTACAGACGGTACGAAAGCAAAAGAAGTGGAAGATCAAGTGAAAACATATGATGTGTGCGAATTGTTGGAACGCTCTGTTTTTGGCGAAAGAGTGAAAGAAGAAGCAGCAGAAGAAACAGTTGCTGTGGAGGAAGAAACTGTAGAATTGCAATAA
- a CDS encoding acyl-CoA dehydrogenase, whose translation MNFQLSEEHQQLREMIRDFAENEVAPTAKERDEEARFDREIWDKMAELGLTGIPWPEEYGGAGFDYLAYVIAVEELSRVCASTGVTLSAHTSLAGWPVYKFGTEEQKQKYLRPMAEGKKIGAYCLTEPGSGSDAGGMRTTAVLDGDEYVINGSKIFITNGGIADIYIVFALTNPEAKTRGVSAFIVESSFPGFQVGKKEDKMGIRSSPTAEIIFDNCRVPKENLLGEEGQGFKIAMQTLDGGRNGIAAQAVGIAQGALDAAVEYAKNREQFGKPIVANQGVSFKLADMATAVEASRLLTYQAAWLESNGLPYGKASAMAKLMAGDTAMKVTTEAVQIFGGYGYTKEYPVERFMRDAKITQIYEGTQEIQRLVISRMLTK comes from the coding sequence ATGAATTTCCAATTATCCGAAGAACACCAACAACTACGGGAAATGATCAGAGATTTCGCAGAAAATGAAGTAGCGCCAACAGCAAAAGAACGTGATGAAGAAGCGCGTTTTGACAGAGAAATTTGGGATAAAATGGCGGAGCTTGGCCTTACAGGAATTCCTTGGCCGGAAGAATACGGCGGTGCCGGTTTTGACTATTTGGCTTATGTCATCGCGGTGGAAGAATTGTCCCGCGTATGCGCATCCACGGGGGTAACTTTATCTGCCCATACATCCCTTGCCGGCTGGCCTGTTTACAAATTCGGTACGGAAGAACAAAAACAAAAATACCTTCGTCCGATGGCGGAAGGGAAAAAAATCGGCGCATACTGCTTAACTGAGCCGGGTTCAGGCAGTGACGCGGGCGGCATGAGAACGACAGCTGTTTTGGATGGGGATGAATATGTCATCAACGGTTCCAAAATCTTCATCACCAACGGCGGCATTGCCGACATCTATATCGTCTTTGCATTGACAAATCCGGAAGCGAAAACGAGAGGGGTTAGCGCGTTCATCGTCGAATCCAGCTTCCCAGGTTTCCAAGTAGGGAAAAAAGAAGATAAAATGGGTATCCGTTCGTCACCTACTGCAGAAATCATCTTTGACAACTGCCGCGTGCCAAAAGAAAACTTGCTTGGAGAAGAAGGGCAAGGATTCAAAATCGCCATGCAAACGTTGGATGGAGGACGGAACGGTATCGCTGCCCAAGCGGTCGGAATTGCCCAAGGCGCGTTGGATGCAGCCGTTGAATATGCGAAAAACCGCGAACAATTCGGAAAACCGATCGTTGCAAACCAAGGCGTTTCTTTCAAATTGGCGGATATGGCTACAGCTGTTGAAGCATCAAGATTACTCACATACCAGGCGGCTTGGCTGGAATCCAACGGCTTGCCTTATGGTAAAGCGAGCGCAATGGCGAAATTGATGGCGGGAGACACAGCGATGAAAGTGACGACAGAAGCCGTGCAAATCTTTGGCGGATATGGCTATACAAAAGAATATCCAGTGGAACGCTTCATGCGGGATGCAAAAATCACACAAATCTATGAAGGTACGCAAGAGATTCAAAGACTTGTAATCTCTCGCATGTTGACGAAGTAA
- a CDS encoding TetR/AcrR family transcriptional regulator translates to MSKKEKIIVQTSVKDEGLIELRRQQIIEASVKLFKEKGFHRATTREIAKAAGFSIGTLYEYIRTKEDVLYLVCDHIYNKVTECLEEISTKNGTLEELEEAIRQYFLLIDRMIDEFTVMYQETKSLPKEAMQYVLGKELEMVSLFEKILQSCVKSGEIELTDQEIYLAANHLVIQGQSWAFRKWAYHKEYTIEEFIAMQTRLFLKGILHFRD, encoded by the coding sequence ATGAGCAAGAAGGAAAAAATTATCGTACAAACTTCCGTCAAAGATGAAGGCCTCATTGAATTAAGGCGCCAGCAAATCATTGAAGCGAGCGTGAAATTATTTAAGGAAAAAGGCTTTCATCGCGCAACGACAAGGGAGATTGCCAAAGCTGCTGGGTTTAGTATAGGAACCTTGTACGAATACATCCGGACAAAAGAAGATGTGCTCTACTTAGTTTGTGACCACATTTATAACAAAGTGACCGAGTGCTTGGAAGAGATTTCCACGAAAAATGGAACCTTGGAGGAATTGGAAGAAGCCATTCGGCAATATTTTCTGTTGATTGATCGCATGATCGATGAATTCACCGTCATGTATCAGGAAACGAAATCATTGCCGAAGGAAGCGATGCAATATGTTTTAGGGAAAGAGCTTGAGATGGTTTCGTTGTTTGAGAAGATCTTGCAATCTTGCGTAAAATCGGGGGAAATAGAGCTGACGGATCAAGAAATCTATTTGGCGGCAAACCATCTCGTCATCCAAGGCCAAAGCTGGGCATTCCGAAAATGGGCGTACCATAAGGAATACACCATCGAAGAATTTATTGCCATGCAAACGAGATTATTCTTGAAGGGGATTCTCCATTTTCGCGATTAA
- a CDS encoding 3-hydroxybutyryl-CoA dehydrogenase, with translation MAIQKVMVVGAGQMGSGIAQVCATAGFEVKLNDIKEEFFERGLATITKNLSRDVEKGRKTEEEKEAILNRITKSLSLEDAHDVDIVIEAAVENMEIKQSIFKQLDEIAPEHAILATNTSSLPITEIAAVTKRPEKVIGMHFMNPVPVMKLVEIIRGLATADEVYKTVEQMSVDLGKTPVEVNDFPGFVSNRVLLPMINEAIYALYEGVATKEAIDTVMKLGMNHPMGPLQLADFIGLDTCLYIMEILHEGLGDSKYRPCPLLRKYVAAGWLGKKTGRGFYTYE, from the coding sequence ATGGCAATTCAGAAAGTAATGGTTGTAGGCGCTGGACAAATGGGTTCCGGCATCGCACAAGTTTGCGCAACAGCAGGATTTGAAGTAAAACTGAACGACATTAAAGAGGAATTTTTTGAGAGAGGTCTTGCGACAATTACGAAAAACTTGTCCCGTGATGTGGAGAAGGGACGCAAAACGGAAGAGGAAAAAGAAGCGATTTTAAATCGGATTACAAAATCGCTCAGCCTGGAAGATGCCCATGACGTGGACATCGTCATCGAAGCGGCTGTTGAAAACATGGAAATCAAGCAATCGATTTTTAAACAACTGGATGAAATCGCACCAGAACACGCCATTCTTGCAACGAATACTTCATCCCTTCCAATTACGGAAATTGCGGCGGTGACAAAACGCCCTGAAAAAGTGATCGGCATGCACTTCATGAATCCGGTGCCTGTCATGAAGCTTGTGGAAATCATCCGTGGCCTTGCAACAGCTGATGAAGTATATAAAACCGTTGAACAAATGTCCGTTGATTTGGGCAAAACACCGGTGGAAGTGAACGATTTTCCAGGATTCGTATCAAACCGTGTCCTTCTTCCAATGATCAATGAAGCGATTTATGCATTGTATGAAGGGGTTGCAACAAAAGAAGCGATTGATACGGTTATGAAACTGGGCATGAACCACCCAATGGGCCCGCTGCAACTGGCGGATTTCATCGGATTGGATACATGCTTGTACATTATGGAAATCTTGCATGAAGGATTGGGAGACAGCAAATACCGTCCTTGTCCTCTGCTCCGTAAATACGTGGCGGCCGGTTGGTTAGGCAAGAAAACAGGCCGTGGCTTCTACACTTACGAATAA
- the icmF gene encoding fused isobutyryl-CoA mutase/GTPase IcmF, which produces MVQVQAKANRSKTEIDRPKTEVYRPKHHVRFVTASSLFDGHDVSVNIIRRLLQASGAEVIHLGHNRSVEEVVNAAIQEDVQAVAVSSYQGGHMEYFKYMYDLLKEKGAPHIKIYGGGGGVILPREIKELHDYGIAGIFSPEDGLRLGLQGMINVKMKGADFSTLRGNYLELLEELSADRPEILANLITAAEVGGDPEIDEMLKRARQRSKGTPVVGITGTGGAGKSSLTDELVRRFLREFPDKRIAIISVDPTKQKTGGALLGDRIRMNAIFDKRVYMRSLATRGSRSELSAAIGDILDVVKAAGFDLILVETSGIGQGDAEITKYTDLSMYVMTSEFGAPSQLEKIDMIDFADLIAINKFEKKGSEDALRQVQKQYQRAHELWDQKLDEMPIYGTIASQFNDRGTNALFAALVNKINEKFGYNWQTSYEIVSTTEKQDVIIPNDRRFYLREIVETVRNYHKKAEQQSELATRLYQIEGTIKELQAKNPDAALIKSLESLAEGVKNELTPESKRILENWEKLKEAYSGDEMVTKVRDKEIRTLLTTTSLSGTKIPKVALPKFKDYGEILRWVYKENVPGSFPYTAGVFPFKRQGEDPKRQFAGEGTPERTNKRFHYLSKDDPAKRLSTAFDSVTLYGEDPAERPDIFGKIGESGVSVCTLDDMKKLFDGFDLCDPSTSVSMTINGPAPILLAMFMNTAIDQQVKKKEKELGRILTLEEFTEVKEKTLQVVRGTVQADILKEDQGQNTCIFSTEFALRMMGDIQEYFIKNKVRNYYSVSISGYHIAEAGANPITQLAFTLANGFTYVEYYLSRGMHIDDFAPNLSFFFSNGLDPEYTVIGRVARRIWAIVMRDKYGANERSQKLKYHIQTSGRSLHAQEIDFNDIRTTLQALMALQDNCNSLHTNAYDEAITTPTEESVRRAMAIQMIITKEHGLSKNENPLQGSFIVEELTDLVEEKVLEEFERINDRGGVLGAMETQYQRGKIQEESMYYEQLKHSGELPIIGVNTYINPNASIEEIDKLEVARATKEEKEQQIKNLRAFQERHKGECEKALKRLQEVALSGGNIFEELMETVKVASLGQITKALYEVGGQYRRNM; this is translated from the coding sequence ATGGTTCAAGTTCAAGCAAAGGCAAATCGTTCAAAGACGGAAATTGATCGTCCGAAGACAGAGGTGTATCGTCCGAAACATCATGTCCGTTTTGTTACGGCATCCAGTCTGTTCGACGGACACGATGTATCGGTGAACATTATCCGAAGACTTCTTCAGGCAAGCGGAGCGGAAGTCATTCATCTTGGGCATAACCGCTCCGTGGAAGAAGTGGTGAATGCCGCAATCCAGGAAGATGTGCAAGCGGTGGCGGTGTCTTCCTACCAAGGCGGACACATGGAATACTTCAAATATATGTATGACTTGCTGAAGGAAAAAGGGGCGCCCCACATCAAGATTTACGGCGGCGGTGGAGGCGTGATTTTGCCGAGGGAAATCAAAGAGCTCCACGACTATGGAATCGCAGGGATTTTCTCTCCGGAAGACGGGTTGCGCCTCGGACTGCAAGGCATGATCAACGTGAAAATGAAAGGGGCGGACTTCTCCACACTGAGAGGCAATTACTTGGAGCTTCTTGAGGAGTTGTCGGCGGACCGTCCAGAAATTTTGGCGAACTTGATTACGGCAGCGGAAGTCGGTGGAGATCCGGAAATCGATGAAATGCTGAAACGGGCGCGCCAAAGATCGAAAGGCACTCCGGTTGTCGGCATTACGGGTACAGGAGGAGCCGGAAAATCTTCCTTGACGGATGAACTGGTGAGAAGATTCTTAAGGGAGTTCCCGGATAAACGAATCGCCATCATTTCCGTTGACCCGACGAAACAAAAAACGGGCGGTGCGTTACTTGGAGACCGCATCCGCATGAACGCCATTTTCGATAAGCGCGTCTACATGAGAAGCTTGGCAACACGCGGTTCCCGTTCGGAACTATCCGCTGCGATCGGCGATATTTTGGATGTGGTGAAAGCGGCCGGCTTTGATTTGATCCTTGTTGAAACAAGCGGAATCGGTCAAGGGGATGCGGAGATTACGAAATATACAGACCTGTCCATGTATGTCATGACAAGCGAATTCGGCGCACCATCTCAATTGGAAAAAATCGACATGATTGATTTCGCGGACTTGATCGCCATCAACAAATTCGAGAAAAAAGGTTCCGAAGATGCCCTTCGCCAAGTGCAAAAACAATATCAGCGGGCGCATGAATTATGGGATCAAAAGTTGGATGAAATGCCGATCTACGGCACAATCGCAAGCCAATTCAACGACAGAGGCACAAACGCTTTATTTGCAGCCCTTGTCAACAAAATCAATGAAAAATTCGGCTACAATTGGCAAACTTCTTATGAAATCGTTTCAACTACTGAAAAGCAGGACGTCATTATTCCAAATGACCGCCGTTTCTATTTAAGGGAAATCGTCGAAACGGTCCGCAACTACCATAAGAAAGCGGAACAACAATCCGAGCTTGCCACAAGACTTTATCAAATTGAAGGAACCATCAAAGAACTTCAAGCGAAAAATCCGGATGCGGCTCTTATCAAATCCCTTGAATCATTGGCGGAAGGCGTCAAAAATGAACTGACGCCGGAATCAAAACGCATTTTGGAAAACTGGGAGAAGCTGAAAGAAGCCTACTCAGGGGATGAAATGGTCACAAAAGTGCGGGATAAAGAAATCCGTACATTGCTCACAACGACTTCTTTATCCGGAACGAAAATACCGAAAGTGGCATTGCCGAAATTCAAAGACTATGGCGAAATTTTGCGCTGGGTGTATAAAGAAAATGTGCCTGGTTCCTTCCCGTATACAGCGGGGGTATTCCCGTTCAAACGCCAAGGGGAAGATCCGAAACGCCAATTTGCCGGAGAGGGGACACCGGAACGCACCAATAAACGTTTCCATTATTTATCCAAAGATGATCCGGCAAAACGTTTATCCACGGCTTTCGACTCCGTCACATTATACGGGGAAGATCCGGCTGAGCGCCCGGACATTTTCGGGAAAATCGGCGAATCCGGGGTAAGCGTCTGCACATTGGATGACATGAAAAAACTGTTCGACGGCTTTGACTTGTGCGACCCGTCCACTTCCGTATCGATGACGATCAACGGTCCGGCACCGATTCTTTTGGCGATGTTCATGAACACGGCCATTGACCAACAGGTGAAGAAGAAAGAAAAAGAATTGGGCCGCATCTTGACATTAGAAGAATTCACGGAAGTGAAGGAAAAAACATTGCAAGTCGTCCGCGGAACAGTCCAGGCGGATATTCTGAAAGAAGACCAAGGCCAAAACACTTGCATCTTCTCGACGGAATTCGCCCTCCGCATGATGGGGGATATACAGGAATACTTTATTAAAAATAAAGTGCGCAACTACTATTCTGTATCCATCTCCGGCTATCACATTGCGGAAGCGGGGGCCAACCCGATTACCCAATTGGCCTTTACGCTGGCAAACGGCTTTACGTACGTGGAATATTATTTGAGCCGCGGCATGCACATTGACGATTTTGCGCCGAATTTGTCCTTCTTCTTCTCAAACGGCCTTGATCCGGAATATACGGTGATTGGACGGGTGGCCCGCCGCATTTGGGCGATTGTGATGCGCGACAAATACGGTGCAAATGAACGCAGCCAAAAATTGAAATACCATATCCAAACATCCGGCCGCAGCTTGCATGCGCAAGAAATCGACTTCAACGATATCCGGACAACGCTTCAAGCATTGATGGCATTGCAGGATAACTGCAACTCGCTGCATACAAACGCATACGACGAAGCGATTACGACGCCGACGGAAGAATCCGTAAGAAGAGCGATGGCCATCCAAATGATCATCACGAAAGAGCACGGTTTATCCAAAAATGAAAACCCATTGCAAGGCTCCTTCATCGTGGAAGAATTAACGGATTTAGTGGAAGAAAAAGTGCTTGAAGAATTTGAGCGCATCAATGACCGCGGCGGCGTGCTTGGCGCGATGGAAACGCAATATCAGCGCGGAAAAATCCAGGAAGAATCCATGTACTATGAACAATTGAAGCATTCCGGCGAACTGCCGATCATCGGCGTGAACACGTACATCAATCCGAATGCTTCCATTGAAGAAATCGACAAATTGGAAGTGGCCCGTGCGACGAAGGAAGAAAAAGAACAGCAAATCAAAAACTTGAGAGCCTTCCAGGAACGCCATAAAGGGGAATGCGAAAAGGCGTTGAAACGGCTCCAGGAAGTGGCCTTGTCCGGCGGGAACATCTTTGAAGAATTGATGGAAACGGTCAAAGTGGCAAGCCTCGGCCAAATTACGAAAGCGTTATATGAAGTGGGCGGCCAATATCGCAGAAATATGTAA